The nucleotide sequence CGCGTCCTGCAGCACGGCAGGCGTTTTGCCAGTGCGCAAGCCGGTCAGTGACGCGAAGCCGCCACGGGGCAGATGCATCGGCACGCTGACGCCGCAGGTCAGTTGCTGGTCGTGCAGGTAGGACGAAACGGGGGCGTGGCAGGGGTCGATGATGGTTTGCAGGGCCGTGTCAGCCTGGGCTTCGTAGGACCACACGAACGGCGATACCGTGCGCAGAGCCAGGTGTTGCACCGGGTCGATCTGGTAGAAACCCTTGCTGCACCACAGCGCATGCCAATCGGTCGGCGTGTTGCGCAGCTCCAGCACCGAGGGGGTGATCAATGCACCATCCTGGTCGATCGGCACCGGGGTGTAGTCGTATACCAGTGCATCGAAGCCCAATTGCTGGGCGAGGATAAAAGTGTTGTCCATCTGCTCATCCAGGCTCCTGCCCGGCATCAGACGTTGAT is from Pseudomonas marginalis and encodes:
- a CDS encoding LuxR family transcriptional regulator, with amino-acid sequence MLAKLTAFNQRLMPGRSLDEQMDNTFILAQQLGFDALVYDYTPVPIDQDGALITPSVLELRNTPTDWHALWCSKGFYQIDPVQHLALRTVSPFVWSYEAQADTALQTIIDPCHAPVSSYLHDQQLTCGVSVPMHLPRGGFASLTGLRTGKTPAVLQDAQQTLSDFSLISHALQEAAYPLFGKELRTYPHIHLTKRERECLKWAADGLTAAEIATQLSRSLAVVTLHLASAMHKLGAKNRVQAVVRATHYRLLED